In one window of Leptospira sp. GIMC2001 DNA:
- a CDS encoding FecR domain-containing protein translates to MWQEIVKYQLKLIIILLLLFSVFSINSIEKPPGSKTIVVKKGETLSYIAKTHLSNPSRWKELLKYNNIPNPNLIIPGLELVIPAHLGKAPIAFANFLLGKVDWRAAEGSQEWKPLKREHGLFPLDTVRTLDKAKADLSIEGTGTVRLNENSLLQINSLKDEKSPPSVYLRKGSLDSFISKLITTDSQKPAERLQVVTASSVAGVRGTEFRVEIGDKDSSTISCFDGLVTVSAQNKTVEVPKGYATYVEMGKAPVEPFQIPKSPKVEK, encoded by the coding sequence ATGTGGCAAGAAATTGTAAAATATCAACTTAAGTTGATCATCATTTTGTTATTATTATTTAGTGTTTTCTCAATCAACAGTATTGAAAAGCCACCTGGCTCCAAAACCATTGTGGTAAAAAAAGGTGAGACACTTTCTTATATTGCTAAGACCCATCTTTCGAATCCAAGCCGCTGGAAAGAGTTACTCAAATACAACAATATTCCCAACCCGAACTTAATCATTCCGGGTCTTGAGCTGGTCATTCCAGCCCATTTAGGCAAAGCTCCAATCGCTTTTGCCAATTTTCTTCTGGGAAAGGTAGACTGGAGAGCAGCTGAAGGTTCTCAAGAATGGAAACCACTCAAACGAGAACATGGCCTATTTCCTTTGGATACAGTTCGTACGCTCGATAAGGCTAAAGCCGATTTGAGTATCGAAGGAACCGGAACTGTAAGATTGAATGAAAATAGTCTTCTGCAGATCAATTCACTAAAAGACGAAAAATCCCCACCTTCTGTCTATTTAAGAAAAGGTAGCCTTGATTCTTTCATAAGCAAATTAATAACAACTGATTCACAGAAACCAGCAGAAAGGTTACAAGTTGTAACTGCTAGTTCTGTAGCAGGCGTTAGGGGAACGGAATTTCGCGTTGAGATTGGTGATAAAGATAGCTCTACCATTTCATGTTTTGATGGCTTGGTTACTGTCTCCGCTCAGAATAAGACAGTGGAAGTTCCCAAAGGTTATGCAACCTATGTCGAGATGGGTAAAGCACCCGTCGAGCCGTTCCAAATTCCAAAATCTCCGAAGGTAGAAAAATAA